CCGCGCGCCCTGGTCGATGGCCACGTCGTCGGACGTGATCGCGGCGACCTTCAGCTCGGCGGTCTCGCCGCCCTTGAAGGCGACGGAGATCGTGTCGCCGACGTGCACGTCGTGCTCGGTCGCGTAGTCCGAGCCGACCGACATGGCGTCGGCGCCGTAGGCGGCAGAGAGCTCGCCCTCGGTCGTCGCGCGGTTCACGTCCTCGGCGTACGTCGGGTCGGCGGCCGTGACGCCCTCGTCGTCCTTCTTGCCGTCGGGCGAGGTCAGGGTGGCGTCGAGCATCTTGTAGCGGGTGACGTGGTCCAGGCCGGGCGTCTCCTGCATCGCCTTCTCGGCCTGCGGCACGATCCGCTGGCTGCCCTGGACGATGAAGTCCGCGCCGACCGTCTTGTCCAGCTCGCTCGTGGCCGAGGCGACCATGGAGGAGCCGACCACCGAGAGGCAGGCCACCAGCGCGAGGCCGATCATCAGGGCGGCGCCCGTGGCGCCGGTGCGGCGCGGGTTGCGCAGGGCGTTGCGCTCGGCCAGGCGGCCCACCGGGCCGAAGGCCCGCAGCAGCACCGCGCTGATCGCCCGGACCACGATGCCGGCCAGCAGCGGCCCGACGACGACGAAGCCGATGAGGGACAGCACGATCCCGGCGCCGAGCATCAGCGCGCCCTCGCTCGCCTCGTCGGCGGCGGCGGCCGTGAACAGGGCCGCGGCACCGGAGCCGGTGAGGACCAGGCCGATCAGGCCGCGGATCCAGCCGGCCTTGCCGTCGGCAGGTGTGCCGGCGTCGCGCAGGGCGGCCATCGGGGAGATCTTGCCGGCGCGGCGGGCGGGCAGGTAGGCGGCCAGGACGGTGACGACGATGCCGAGGACCAGTCCGACCACGGGGGTGGCCGTCTTGACGGTCAGGTCGTCGGTGGACAGGTTCATGCCCGCCGTGGACATCAGCTTCATCAGGCCGACGGCGATCCCGACACCGGCCGCGACGCCGAGGATCGAGCCGACGATGCCGAGGAGCAGCGCCTCCACCAGCACCGAGCGGTTGACCTGGCTCCGGGAGGAGCCGACGGCCCGCATGAGGCCGATCTCGCGGGTGCGCTGGGCGACCAGCATGGAGAAGGTGTTGATGATCAGGAAGATGCCGACCAGGAACGCGATCCCGGCGAAGCCGAGCATCGCGTACTTGATGACGTTCATGAACTCGCCGAGTTCCTTGCGGTTCTCGTCGGAGTTCTCCTTCGCCGTCTGCACCTTGTAGGTGCCGTCCGTGGCCCCGGCCACGTTCCGCTTGAGCTCCGCGTCGGAGACGCCGTCCGCGGCGGTGACGTTGAACTGGGTGAACCGGCCGGTGGCACCGAGCAGTTCACGCTGGGCGGTGGGCGTGTCGAAGTAGATGACGGCGGCGCCGGGGTTGGTCACCGT
This region of Streptomyces ambofaciens ATCC 23877 genomic DNA includes:
- a CDS encoding ABC transporter permease, which translates into the protein MTVVKTSMRNFFAHKGRMALSAVAVLLSVAFVCGTLVFTDTMNTTFDKLFAVTSSDVTVMPKDAKSEETPQNGVPDALPASALERVRQAEGVKSAEGAVASMNVTVVDADNDNVGATSGAPTIAGNWTRNDLRSMEITSGHAPRGPTEVMVDADTADKHDLALGDELRTIAQTGDFKARIVGVASFTVTNPGAAVIYFDTPTAQRELLGATGRFTQFNVTAADGVSDAELKRNVAGATDGTYKVQTAKENSDENRKELGEFMNVIKYAMLGFAGIAFLVGIFLIINTFSMLVAQRTREIGLMRAVGSSRSQVNRSVLVEALLLGIVGSILGVAAGVGIAVGLMKLMSTAGMNLSTDDLTVKTATPVVGLVLGIVVTVLAAYLPARRAGKISPMAALRDAGTPADGKAGWIRGLIGLVLTGSGAAALFTAAAADEASEGALMLGAGIVLSLIGFVVVGPLLAGIVVRAISAVLLRAFGPVGRLAERNALRNPRRTGATGAALMIGLALVACLSVVGSSMVASATSELDKTVGADFIVQGSQRIVPQAEKAMQETPGLDHVTRYKMLDATLTSPDGKKDDEGVTAADPTYAEDVNRATTEGELSAAYGADAMSVGSDYATEHDVHVGDTISVAFKGGETAELKVAAITSDDVAIDQGARYISIDTMRKYLPADSVPPNTIMFAKAADGQDEQAYAALKKSLDPYPQYQVADQTDYKQELKDQVGQLLNMVYGLLALAIIVAVLGVVNTLALSVVERTREIGLMRAIGLSRRQLRRMIRMESVVIALFGALLGLGLGMGWGATAQKLLALEGLNVLDIPWPTIIGVFIGSAFVGLFAALVPAFRAGRMNVLNAIATE